The following nucleotide sequence is from Podospora bellae-mahoneyi strain CBS 112042 chromosome 1 map unlocalized CBS112042p_1, whole genome shotgun sequence.
CGATGAATGTTGGAAGAATAATAACCGCAGAGGCAGCCCAGGGATTCCATGTGCCAATATAATTCAACCTAGAGTGCCATCGAGGGGACCATGCCATAATAACTGACTGGTTCGAGGTGCCCACTCAGTTCAAGACATGCCCGGGCCAGATATCAGTAGATGCCTCAGCAGCAGTCTCGGGCCGCCGGCATAGTGACTCGCACCCCGGCGGTACCAGAGACCGAAAGTGAAGCTCAGAAGGAATGCAAAGAATTGCAAAGGCGCATGGTAGGCAGCATAAACGATAAGAAAGAGTACTCAACTCAGCCAAAAGATATGTCAGGAGACGAGGACTTTCGTCCTCAACCAGGAGCAGTAGTGCCGTCTGCGAGGTTGTACATATCAAGATTCTGGGGTACTTACCGGGAGACCCGCCACCATCTCGGACCCGCGGtcctgccgctgccgccgtcgaCCTCACCGGGACTTGCCCCCGGTTCATGGAGGTAGCCAGACAATTTGCAGCCTGGCATTGAAACATAACTCCTCATCGGGTCACCAAACAGCCTTCCTTCGATGCCCAAGAGGAGCCCCAAGTAACCGTAGATACCTTATTTCACAGTGATGATGTTCCCCGAAGTTTAGGCAGGGCCCAACGCCAAGTCTCGGGTAACACAGCGCCTGGTAAACCTTGTGTAGCTTATccctgccgccgccaaaccCGCGTTTTTGCCGAAGTTACCTAGCGCGCACGGGTCAGCGTTGCTtcggttgctggtggtgcaTGCTTGGTTCAGCCTCGTGTCGCGCCAGTTGATCCATCGCCAACTCCCTTCAACTTTCAACAGACCTATGCGACGGTCTGATACTCGATCCATACCACTTCTCCCAAGTCTTTACGTGTGCCGGCACCTCTCAAAGAACCCGGTAAGCTGCTTTGATGGACAGTCTGGCTCTTCAATGCCCCGTTACAAAGCCCCTTCACTCCTGGAAGCACATGCTTTGTCTACATAGCCATATCTACATCATGGCGCCTGGCCTGGTCTGCCTGCTAACCTGATTGATATCTCCAGACTCTACACAAGACTGTACCCCGCttcggacgacgacgagcccCGAACCGATCTAATACCGAATAGCAACCAAGGAAACAACTTCAAGGTATGGACATCTGATTATGTCTTTGTTTTAGTTTCGTATCTCTCCCGTCAAGCCGACTGCCCGGATTCAGGGCCATCAACCGAGATACCCCAACCCCGTTCCCGAAGTCTAGCACCCACGATATATGCCCTACCCCCAAGCCCATCGTCCCCGATTACACCCGAGAAGGATACACTGCCCAAGACTCCCGCTGAGCCGGCCCCTATTCTGTCAACTTCATCCTGCCGGTTCGTGTGCCCAGTGGTATCAAAGCAGGACTCAACAGGTCTCAGCCCCACTCGCCAGCCAGTGGTTGTGAGACTATTCGGAGGAAAAAAACGTGAGCATAGGCATCATGGATGCTTGTTCAGTCTCTAGTATTTGACTTGCTGCCTGGGAGTCTAGTCAGTTGTTGAGCTCGGTAGTGTCAAAAGTTTGCCCCAAAGAGCCTTTGGCTTATTAAAGCCAGCCCGTGGTTGAGGAAACTTCATACAAGAGGAGGGAACAAATGGACGGCATTGATGGACAACCAGGCTCGCCAGCGGCTCGACGTCGTTTATGGCGGGGCCCGAAGCTTTGCTGTCTTGAAAGGGGAATGTTCCCAGAGACATCCACAAGGGCCGAGGACATTGGACGCCTCTTCATCTCTATACTTCTGGGGACTATAGTTTGTCAGACTTTGGTTGCTTGCCAGAAGCCAGTTAGTGGCTGGAGGAGTGCCTTGTCACCCAAGACTACTCACCTCCTGGTCTAGGGGTTCAGAGCGGTGGTCCAGGGGTTCAGAGCAGATGACTGGAGGAAACCTGACGGTCGACCCCTCGACGCGAACCCAAGCGCTTAATTTTCAAACGGCCGCCCTATGTCACTGCTCGCCCTGTGCCGTTGTCGACGACCACCCACGCGATGAAGATTGCCCAGCTTTCATCGACTGGAGCTCGTCGACCCTTCGCGTTAGAAGGACTCCTTGGCTTTCACACGCATCTTGTCTTGCTTGGCCGGCTACTCGTGGCTTCGCGATGGGATTGCCATGCAACAGGCTACATCGAAAGACAGGTTTCGTTCGTCAGCGACTCCCCATTCTCGAGTCGAGTCACCTGTGGTTAGCAACCGCCCTGCCATACGGTCCGTCCTCAACTCGCCCCCTTAGCCTCTGCCTTCGAACAGCTCACCGCTGGCCCTTCGAGTAGCCACGACATCGATAGACTCTGGGACACGACATCGGTAGACTGCGACAAGACAGGCGGGGAATACTGGGTTACCACAGGCTCCTCATACTTGTTGTTTCGTTGCCTCTCGCCAACTACAGCCATCTCCGAGCCAACCAAGAGAATAGGGGAGTTGAACTACACAGACCAGAAATATCGTTGGACGTGTTGCCCACACCAGACCGCCGAGCAATTTTTGCCAACCTCTCAGCCAGATGCTTGTCGTCGACCATGATCCTTCTCCAGTCTACCAGGAGTACAGACTGCCCCCCAGCAGAAACGACACTCCGCCTCGAGCCCCCGCTTTCACAGCACTACCATACCGGCAACTCCCAGAAGGCTTGTTCAAGGCGGGTAGCAAGGACCAGATTCCCAAACACTCAAAGCTCCTGCTGCACTACCTCCCCGGCAGCTCTCGATCCTGATCTAGTCCCAGACCATCACCAAGGCTACGCTGCGCGAACTGTCAGCTACATTTGCTTCGGCTCTTTCCCCCTTGCAACCCATGAGGCACTGGACACTAGAGACTCCAGACATGCCTTCGAGGACCAGTCTGCTGCTGTCTCATTGCGGTATCCGCCCCCGAATTCCCTGAAGTCCAACCCAGTCAAGGAGCTCATATTTCCGCCCACGTTCGACCGGAGCTCTTCGTTTTTCAATTacttcttgtcctccatGGTTACAAGCCAGTGATGCAAAGAAACCAGCAAAAAGCGGCAAAAAGTCTCAACCATGTCTGGGGTGTCGACAAGCTCCATGCTGCTTGTTTGAGATCCCACGCCTTCACACAAGCCAGCTCTCCACCTGAGCCTCTAGTGGCTTCACAGCAGGGCGAGAACACGCCTGATATGTTACATAAGTCACCCACATGATAGTGCTATCTCTCTGTGCTGCTCTCCCTGCTTGTAGTGCCGCTCCACTCCGCTAGCCCGAGCTCGCCGGAGACGCCTACGCAGCCACAGACATCCTGTGCTCCGTAGACAGCACGTTTCAAGATTGGAAAGAAGATGGGAGCAGGGTAACATAGTGTTCTTGGTGCTGGAGGCTTCTACCAGTGGGCATTGGCAGTATGCGGCGCTTCGCGCAGTTCCGCTGAGAGAGTCCAAGAACCCTTTTTACAGCCCCACCGACCACAAACAAGAGCTTGGCCGTGGTAGCCACATGCCTGGCTTGGCACAGGCGCCTCTTTTACAAGGCTGAGAACCCCTTTCCAGACGTATTACTGGTCATCAGATGGAAGAGTCCGCGATCACCACGACAAAAGGTCACCAAAAACTACTCTGGGAGGCAAATGAGATGCCTATCAGCCTACCTACCCGTGAGCGTCCACCTTGGCCCAGTCAACCTACCTCTAATCAAGAGCCCGTCAAGCAACCCACATCTGCCTGACCATCAATTTGAAGGATGCATGGTAGAGCAGAAACAAATACCACCCGACAGACCCGAAACGACTTCAAACAAGAGTAAAAAGCGGAGATTAGAGACAAAGCTATATCGGACGGAGAACAATGTAGGCACAGAACTAAGGAGACAACGCCCCACTGTCGGTCTTTAATTGTCTTTCGGTCCTACCGGTCTTTTCTTGCCTGTCGGGGCCGACTGCTTGACGGCGCCGAAAGGCCCAAGGTAGCCACCAGAGGCGCGCCCTATTTATTGAGGCTCCTTTCTCTGAGATCTCTTCCCGCTCTGTCTCTTCCTGGTACTGAACCACAGTCAAGACGTCAAGAGAACCCAAGCCGCCAAGGACATCCAAGCCGTCAATAACATCCAAGTCCAAGTACCGATATTCATGCTGCCAAGACCATTCAGGCCATCAAGAGCCCGGGGAGAGCCAGGGCCTAGCACTTGGCTTGCCCTCCATGTGCTTTTCCGTCGGTAGACGGTTGAGCCAAACAAAGTCCATGGAAAGTAAGTAGTCCTCCCCGTCAtgccatcatctccagcaCTCGCTAACCGTTCTTTCCCAGGCACTCTTCTGAGATGGACATCGTCCTATTCCTTTGGACTTGCTCTGCTACCTCATAGTTCTCACAAAGACGCCGCCCTTTTCACGATCCACCGAGCTATTCCTCAACCTACGGCGTGAACACATCACTGGTCCTCCATCCGACGAAAGAGATGACTCCGAACAAACCCAAAACGTCTCTTCAATCAAGATCCCTCCGATCGAACCCTCGACTGGCAAGCCAACCTCTGTTCAAAGGCCTCGAGCAGGCCCAAGGCGGCTTGAAGACAAACTCCCGGAGCCAGTTGCACCGCACTCTAGCTCGATCGATCCGTTCCACGGCAGGGCTTCAGTTCGCATCAGAAACTAGCCAGGATGGATGGGAGTATACTCGAGACGGTACAGAGCCGAGAAGGATTGACATGCCAAAACGCCCATGTTCTTGGATCATTGTTCTACACCCCGCGACAACCGGACACATTGGAGCGGGTTCGACCGGGACTTCTCTCTGCTTAGGGGCTTTCGGCGGTCCtctgtttgttgttttgtccACAGCCTCCGAGATTGCTTCAACCGGGAACTCTGGACTGGCGTGCTTTTGCCTGTTCAAAGTTGGCAACACTTCTTCTAGGACGGGAACTTGACCTAGACGACGTGGAATACTTCGAGATGGTTGTAGCTGCCCTTGACCAAAGTTGGTTTGCTGGGTGGCTCAGCTGTGTCTACTGCTtggtttcttgttgtttccAGATGATTATTGGAACACTTCTAGGGGTTGGATCGTGTGTCTGTTACTCTGCTTCCCGATTTCCCTGGGGAATTGGTTATGGAAGACTGGACGCCTACTTGGGGGTAGTTTACCGCCTGGAATTTTGGCAACAGTGCTAGATGACCTGTCTTTGGACCCCTGTGCTTGCACCTCCTGCTCTCATTGCCTCTGTTACTGGACTAGACACAAAAATAACTGGCCATAATCAACTACTAGGTGTGCTGACCGCCTCACAGGTACGCCACACCGCCCACGCCCTGCCCCGAgctcccttcctccacccAGGATTGTTTATTTCTGCCTTGTGGTCGCTCCTCACCCCACACTACCAAAGACTTTTTCATCCTGCAACCTCGTTCTCATTTTTCGTGGCATTTCCCCCCCACGAATCACTCATCACCAGCTCTCGCGACCTTTTCTCACAGGTTACAGCAGATTCAGGACTACGACCGCACTTGAACCATCATATCAGGTATGTATTCACGATTCTTTGCCATCATCTTTTGGTTTTCCCTTCATCCCCAACTGTGGTCGCGGGCGAGGACTAGTTTGGTCCGGTCTCTTTTGACCACACTGCCAGTAGCAGTAATTTCCTACCTCACCTCTGCTTTATCCTTCTCAAAATCCTCAGATGTGTTTTCGTCCACCTCTCATTGTATCCCCCCAATCACAGATAGCACCATCGTTCCCTTCCCGGCTGGATTCATTGTTGTTCGTCATTCCtgggcttgttgttgatcagggtgtaaacaaacaaacaatcATTGTatcatcctcttccaacaCCCATTATATCTCATCTGAATGTCGGTTTCCCTCTGTCTTTGTAACACTGCTTTGTTAGCGTGGACTGGACACACATCGGACAACTTTAATCTTCTCAACTTCTCCCCGTTTATATACTCCCTCCACATTCAGCACCCTTCTATCCTATTGCCTACCCATCCACGCGAGCACCCATACTCTCTCGTGGTTCCCTTTAATAGCGATCCCGTACGTCGATGACGTATACAGGACACAACAGTATCGCTTCTCAATTTTCCTCGACCTAACAGTCAGCCCTATTAGCGTTGTCTACCACAACACCCATCCACCATTCAGGTATTTGAAAACCCcctcttgtttcttttccccTGCACCaacaccttttcttccacagCCACAGTTGGACTTGAGAACCCTTCTTCCATCACATCCTGTTCTTCCACCCTATGCCTCGTTGATCTTGAGTACCCCTTCACCTTCGAGTCGCTTGTCCACCCAGTCACTTCTTCATCAAGCCAAGCACAACTACAGCAAGCGACTCTCCACCGGGTTTGCTACCTTGACTGTCCTCCCCGTTCGCTgccttcaccttcttcacctcctcgCTACACCCTCCCTGTTTGTCCAGGACATTACTAACACTTGATAATAGTTCCTCATTCCCGTCTTCAAACCGACCGCTTAACTCAGCCATAAGGTATATCATTTATCTTCTATTCACTTATGAAAGACTTGAAGCTAACAAGTATTCGGCCCCCAGATAGCACCGACCTGACCGCAACGTAAGTCTACCACCCATCACAGCCCGATCTTCTAGACCTATCGACATCAAGCTTCAGTCCAGCCATGACGTTATGTGGTCGTgaaaccccatcatccacttCACCTTGCTTCTACACACCACACTACACCCCTATTACAGCTGCTGCACTGGCCACGCCTAGTCGCTCTTGGCAGACCCGCTTTtcccacccctttccccattGTTTACTTTGGGTGGGGTCGGCGAAGTTGCTCCTAATGACCAATGCTCAGGCAGAAGTCACAAGGAGCTCACTAGGTTTCTCCTTAGGGAGTGTCCTATGTTCGCCCTGCACTCGTCCCTCATTTCCCTCACTTTATCCTACCTTCTCCGAGTGATTCCCACTGACTGCACAGCTCTCACTTTGGTTTCACAGCTTTTCGAGGAGAACAGACAATAACCATGATCTAGGGTTTTAGGCAGGGGTTTTCAGAGTTGGCAGTTCAAGAGGAAGCAAATCATTGGGATTTAGTCCTCATCTTTCACACCTGTATCTCCAAGAACCACACTTGAgagggaagaagggcaaACAAAAAGCCAGCACCAGGAGTTCACAAGCACAGAGCTTGACTCCTTGATTTCAGTTTCGTCGATCGCCACCTTGAAGGTTGATCGAAGTGTACGTATTACAAACTCTCTGCCTTTGTTTTCCTATCACATCTTTATGGATCATCCTTTTCATCGCATCATATTTGCACTTTCACTTGGTCGGCGTTGAAGCTGGGACATGCTGTCTCGAGCCAGGGTGCCGATTACGAATCGCAACCGTACATTTTTGTTTCCGTTTGGGCATGTATTCTAATCTAATAGCCAGGGCTTAATCATATCTGATTTCAAAGCACACAAGAACTCTCACACAAGCATCCACAATGGCTGAGAACGACGATTTCGTCCTCGACGTCTACGGGGATGAGAAGAATGACCAGGGCGGTAACGAGCACCAAGAGAACGGCAACAGCGGTCACTATGACAGAGAGGATGCCCACGCCGGCAATAGCCAGGGCAACCACGAGGACTATGACTACGCCGGTGAGAACGGTGACGAGAACCAGGGTCAGGGCCACAACGGCGCCGACCTGTACGACATGGGCGAGTCTGACGGCCAGGCCCAGCCGCGTCAGAGCCCCCAGCCCAAGCAGGGCATCAAGCgcaaggagggtgagggttcGGATGAGCGCCCTGTCGACCCCGGCGCCACCACCGCGCTGCTCATCAATGAGCTGAACTGGTGGACGACTGACGACGACATCCGCGGTTGGGCTGTTCAGGCCCAATGTGAGGCTGAACTCAAAGACATTACTTTCAGCGAGCACAAGGTTAACGGCAAGAGCAAGGGGTaagttttgttttgttttctctcgCACATCAGATAAAAGCCTTGGAGTGGCTTGCTAACACCAATACATCGGATTAGACAAGCTTATGTCGAGTTCACGTCCCAGCAGGCCGCCACGGCGGTCAAGCACCGCATCGAGTCGCTGGCCAACGAGCCGAATCAGCCGGCGTCGAAGCGTCCCACGGCGATTTACAACAATCCGTCGTTCAACCCTTTCCGGACGCTGCCCAAGGACACCCCCAACAGAGGCGGTGCTCCCAGAGATGGccaaggtggtggtcgtcCTCCTGTTGGCCCAAACCACAATGATTCGCAGCGCCCGAATAGCTACCAGGGCGGCAACAacggctttggtggtggcggttaCCGCGGTAGAGGTGGTTACACTCCTCGTGGTCAGATGAACCGCGGTGGTTATAGCAATTACCAGGGCGGCATGAACAACCAGTTCAACCCCGGTAACAACATGGGCTTCAacgctggcggtggcggtggcggtggttatggtggtggtggcgggttCAACAACAGAGGTGGAATGGGCATGAtgggtcgtggtggtggcatgcGCGGtcgcggtggtggcggcgctGGAAATGCCATGGGCATGATGCCCATGAACCCCATGGCTGGCGGTGGCATGATGGGAATGGGTGCTGGTATGAAccccatgatgatgggtggtgcTGGCCCAATGGGTATGGGTGGACCCATGGGTGGTATGCCTGGTAAGGACCCCAGAACTGACTTTTCCCCTGGCGGCACTTGGCCGTCtcgactttttcttttcttttttttttgaccGCCTGCTAACGCGAAGGACCCATCTCAGCCTTCCAAGGGATGGGCAACCAGTTTTCCCAGCCGTTcgggtttggtggaggttcgggtggtgctggtgggttcggtggcggtgggaacAGCCAAGCCCAGAATCCGCATGGTGCGAAGCGTCCCCGGGGGGAGTAGGACTCCTCTCCGGGCGTTTCTGGACAACAgggtcgtggaggaggtggtgctggtggtgctccTGGCGGCAACGGACGTGGCGGTCAAGGccatggccgtggtggtggtgctgccggtgctggtggtgtttgacctccccctcagaaCCAGGGTTAAACACCTGGCAAATTGAGGCTGCTGGAGATGGAAGTTTGAGGTTGGAACGAACTGATCATCGCGACATAttcacagcacagcacagcacaacGGGGTGGTTTTTTTGTGGGAAGTGTATCAACATATTGCAACATGGGCTTCTTCGCGATCTTTTTCCGGCTTTCCCCCTTCGCCATCGCCAAATCGCCAATCAATCTCTCGACTTTGCCGCCCGACCCccctcgtcatcgccaaacctcctcctcctcttatGCCCTATGTCGAACGGCGTTCTCCCAAATCCGGGGGAATACTTAGTAGAGtaagggaaaggaggaggggtggtgcGGCAAGGGGTCGTTGGTGTTTTGAGATTTGGTCTTCGACATGGCAAGTTCTTTCATCTCAACACTTGGCAAAAATTCGTTTTACCAACGAAAAAAATCGCTCGGCAACGAAGAAGATTTTggaagtttttttttttcgctcGGAAACAATCGCTCTGGATGGTTTGCGGGCGTGGCATTCTCAAAATTTTGCGTTTGCAAgcgctggggttggggatagctgggatgatgggggaaggATATGCTTTtacgtttcttttttcgcttttctttttacaATAGCTCGACACACAGTTTGAGAAACCAGggctattttttattttttttgtggGTTTTTGTGAAATAtggggagttggagttgggaaATAGTTGGCTTGAGAATATTAAACTGATCACCAACATACGACATTTGCCTGGCAACCATAGCCCAAAAGATCGAAAAATGGAGTTGGTGGTAGGGTGGTTAGGGCTGAATAAACTGGTTTatttgttttatttttgtGTTTCGCTGTTTATGattgggatgaggatgagagaTGTGTTTTCATGATTATTGTTGCTCACGGATGGTGTTGTGTAAGCAGTATGGTTTTTGATGTGGTGGGAGTAGCTATATGTTGGGTGTATGATTTGAGTGGAAGGCAGAACCTTAGAATGTGAGTCGAATATGACCGTTGAAGTATTCAAAGGAGATTGGGTAAATGGATAGGACATGTGGGATATCTTCTCAGGAGGTGCTTGGAGTTCAGTTGATGATTATAGAACAGGGGGGCTCAAGAGATGCGGAGAAAACAGCACTTGTTGGTATTATCTGCACTGTAGGTAGGCTCGGTGATGCAAAGGCATATAAGTGAGCGTTCAACGGTGCTTATTCCATGG
It contains:
- a CDS encoding uncharacterized protein (EggNog:ENOG503NYXK; COG:S), which gives rise to MAENDDFVLDVYGDEKNDQGGNEHQENGNSGHYDREDAHAGNSQGNHEDYDYAGENGDENQGQGHNGADLYDMGESDGQAQPRQSPQPKQGIKRKEGEGSDERPVDPGATTALLINELNWWTTDDDIRGWAVQAQCEAELKDITFSEHKVNGKSKGQAYVEFTSQQAATAVKHRIESLANEPNQPASKRPTAIYNNPSFNPFRTLPKDTPNRGGAPRDGQGGGRPPVGPNHNDSQRPNSYQGGNNGFGGGGYRGRGGYTPRGQMNRGGYSNYQGGMNNQFNPGNNMGFNAGGGGGGGYGGGGGFNNRGGMGMMGRGGGMRGRGGGGAGNAMGMMPMNPMAGGGMMGMGAGMNPMMMGGAGPMGMGGPMGGMPAFQGMGNQFSQPFGFGGGSGGAGGFGGGGNSQAQNPHGAKRPRGE